The DNA window ATTTTAGTTGTGTTGGATGCTGTAGACAAACTCATCGTATTCTATTCCTTTCTCTTTTAAAATTTCTGCTAAAACTTGCTCACTCTGTCGAATTCCACCAACAATCTCGTTTTTTCGTAGAGTGTCATATAGTGGCTCGATAACTTTGAGTGCATTCGTAGAGGCTCTTCTTCGAGTTGAGTGAAAACCAATAATCTGGTTATTTACATCAAAAGATGGAGTAACATTTGCAAAAACCCAGTAGAAACCACCGTCTTTTGCAATATTTTTTACAAAAGCATTAATCTCACGACCTGCTTTTAGCTCTTTCCAAAGAAGTTTAAAAATTAATTTAGGCATTTTTGGATGTCTAGTCATACTGTGAGGCATTCCCAAAAGTTCTGATTGACTATAACCTGAAATCTTAACAAATTTCTCATTTGCATAGGTTATAAATCCTTTTGTATCTGTTTTGGAAACTAGAATCTCACCTTGACTAAAACTATATTCCTTATCGATAGCCTTTGGTTTTCTAAACTTCTCTTTCTTTTTTAGACCAAGTAGTTCCATTTGGTAAGTAAGCCTTTTTTATATTTTATAGACAAGCCCCTAAAATTAACAATATTTAGAAACTTTACCCTCTAAAATATTTGAGAGTCTATTTTGTTCTAGCGATTCTACTAAAACCTAGTCTAAATTATATAGCATTTTTTCTATTGTTTGCTTTAAAAGTAATTCTAATAGAATAATTTTTTTAAATTTTAAAATCAATCTTTTCCTGAATTCTCTTCGTAATGCAACTCTAGACCGCTAGATGTCATCATAAATCCTTGCAAATCAATTTTTCCATCATGTATTTCTAAATGATGTTTTTTACAAAGAGGAACAAGATTGTGTTTGTGATTTTTAGAAAAATGTCCAATAAAACCAGCTTTTGCTAATTTTTTTCCAGAAATATGATGAACATCATCAACAGCTTCACCACAAATAATACATTTCGTTAAATATAGATTTTTATTATAACGACTTTTTCGCTTTTTTAAAAGAAGTTCAACATCTGAAAACTCTTCTGAAATTTTTTTACGAATGCTATTTGCTGTTTTTAAAAAAGTTTCGTCCATGTGAAGCGAACGAGCAAACTCAAGACCATAAACAGAACTACCGCTACCAACAGCCAATTTTCTGTTAAAAATTAGTTTGTCTCTCTCTTCATCATACTCAACAGCAAGATGTAAGTTTATAACACTTTTTAAATTTTGAACCTCATCGACATCATCAAGTTGATGCAGGTGAGTTGCAAAAATAAAGAGCGATTCTTTATCAACAAGTCGTAAAATTGCACTTGAAACAATTGAGACTCCTGAAAGTGTTTCTGTTCCATGAGAAATTTCATCTCCGAGAACAATTGAGTTTTTACCCGTTCGATTGAAAATATTTTTAAGCTCCATCATCTCAACAGCAAAACTTGAAAGCCCTTTTGCCAAATTATCTTTTGCGACAATTCGAGTGAAAAGCGAATTAAAAAGTGAAATTCTCATCTTTTTAGCGGGAACAAAAAAACCAGCTTGAGAGAGAATAATAGCGATTCCGACACTTTTCATAAGTGAAGATTTTCCTGAACTATTTATTCCGTAAAGAAGAACACCATCAATCTGCTTCTCTTCAGTCGCATCTAAAATATCTTTATTAAAATCTTCCCAATCGGCAAAAGTCTCTTTTGAACCTAAAAAAATATCATTTGGAACATAAATTCCGTTTTCTTCCCGTTCTTCAATTAGAGGATGCCTCAAATCTTGAATTTGCAAAAAACGATCACCAAGAATCAATTCAGGTTTGCAATAGTTTCTATTTTTTGAGAGTTTTCCAGTTGAAACTGCAACATCAATTTTTGAGAGAAACTCAACAAT is part of the Thiovulum sp. ES genome and encodes:
- a CDS encoding PAS domain S-box (PFAM: PAS fold~TIGRFAM: PAS domain S-box), which gives rise to MELLGLKKKEKFRKPKAIDKEYSFSQGEILVSKTDTKGFITYANEKFVKISGYSQSELLGMPHSMTRHPKMPKLIFKLLWKELKAGREINAFVKNIAKDGGFYWVFANVTPSFDVNNQIIGFHSTRRRASTNALKVIEPLYDTLRKNEIVGGIRQSEQVLAEILKEKGIEYDEFVYSIQHN